From one Marinobacter sp. LV10MA510-1 genomic stretch:
- a CDS encoding 4Fe-4S binding protein, with translation MTAHKTLLLCTCDKTQSFNPELLQKAAAAEQVIAVDQLCGKNMRIAAEHLGGSNELLIACGQQAPLFERLGEDVQAETQHCAPFSTIDIRDRAGWGSANAKSKRLHAKQAALIAAAQLPAPMVPVKSIQSSGVCCIVGPTEQAIRMAELVQDELGVTCIVNDAGPIQLPSAGYNVAKGQLTAAQGALGCFKLEFVQLQTLNLSGRGALDYGEAEATARSECDVFIDLRGGAPAFPSYQKRNGYFWADPTKTGELERIALTARDRVGEFEKSVYFKLEASLCAHSRANQPGCTRCLDVCSTEAIFSAGDHVEINSDICAGCGSCAAVCPTSAVTMNETPFEALTQVIAVMAKVYREHTDEAPRLVFHTLSAGADAIAFLARYYDGVADDLIPLGLEHVDRIGHAEIMAALGAGYAEVLILADNKTDRLALSAEVELAQAMLSGTKNSPSRVRVIAAEELGEAGDNTGRVSEPVLLVGGRRDITRVTAAAMADRIEAPIALPVGAPYGAIEINSDKCTLCLACVSLCPTGALGDHPDRPEVQFTENACVQCGVCESTCPETAIILKPRLDLSKDALIPRALHGEDPFECIGCGIPFGVASTINRIVEKLESKHWMYTNTDNVQLIKMCNDCRVKAQFHGDNSPMAMGERPHIRTSDDYLDS, from the coding sequence AAAACCCAGTCTTTTAACCCCGAGCTACTGCAGAAGGCCGCGGCAGCTGAGCAGGTGATTGCAGTGGACCAACTGTGCGGCAAAAATATGAGAATTGCCGCCGAACACTTGGGTGGCAGTAACGAGTTGCTCATTGCTTGTGGCCAACAGGCTCCCCTGTTCGAGCGTTTAGGCGAGGATGTGCAAGCTGAAACTCAGCATTGCGCGCCGTTCAGCACCATCGACATTCGGGATCGCGCTGGCTGGGGTTCAGCAAACGCAAAGTCCAAGCGCTTGCACGCCAAGCAAGCGGCTTTGATCGCTGCGGCCCAGCTCCCGGCTCCCATGGTGCCCGTGAAAAGCATTCAGTCCAGCGGCGTGTGTTGCATTGTCGGCCCTACCGAGCAGGCCATCAGAATGGCCGAGCTGGTACAGGACGAGCTCGGCGTCACATGCATTGTTAATGATGCGGGCCCAATACAGCTGCCTTCTGCCGGTTACAACGTGGCTAAAGGTCAACTGACAGCTGCACAGGGCGCGCTCGGTTGCTTTAAGCTGGAGTTTGTTCAGCTGCAGACCCTGAATCTCTCGGGTCGCGGCGCCCTCGATTATGGCGAGGCTGAAGCCACCGCCCGTAGTGAGTGCGACGTGTTTATTGACCTGCGTGGTGGCGCGCCGGCGTTTCCCAGTTATCAAAAACGCAACGGCTACTTTTGGGCCGACCCGACCAAAACCGGAGAGTTAGAGCGTATCGCTTTGACGGCCAGGGATCGGGTCGGTGAGTTCGAGAAATCCGTTTATTTCAAGCTGGAAGCCTCCCTGTGCGCGCACTCCCGGGCGAATCAGCCCGGTTGCACCCGCTGTCTGGACGTTTGCTCCACCGAGGCGATTTTTTCCGCCGGGGACCACGTAGAAATCAATTCGGATATTTGCGCCGGCTGCGGCTCCTGCGCGGCGGTTTGCCCGACGTCAGCTGTAACCATGAACGAAACCCCCTTCGAAGCCCTGACCCAAGTTATAGCGGTTATGGCGAAGGTCTATCGCGAGCATACCGACGAGGCCCCGCGCCTTGTTTTTCACACGTTGAGCGCTGGTGCTGACGCCATTGCCTTTTTAGCACGATATTACGATGGGGTGGCAGACGACCTGATTCCGCTGGGCTTGGAGCATGTCGACCGTATCGGCCATGCTGAGATAATGGCGGCGCTTGGCGCGGGCTACGCCGAAGTTCTGATACTGGCGGACAACAAGACAGACCGTCTGGCACTTAGCGCTGAAGTTGAGTTGGCCCAGGCTATGCTCAGCGGTACCAAAAACTCCCCCAGCCGAGTCCGTGTGATCGCAGCCGAGGAACTTGGCGAGGCTGGAGACAACACCGGGCGAGTGAGCGAGCCGGTTTTACTGGTCGGCGGTCGCCGTGACATCACGCGGGTTACCGCCGCCGCAATGGCAGACAGGATCGAAGCGCCGATTGCCCTGCCAGTGGGTGCACCCTACGGCGCAATCGAGATCAATTCCGACAAGTGCACGCTCTGCCTGGCCTGCGTATCGCTCTGTCCCACTGGCGCCCTGGGCGACCATCCGGACCGGCCAGAGGTTCAGTTCACGGAAAACGCCTGTGTTCAATGCGGCGTCTGTGAAAGCACTTGCCCCGAAACGGCCATCATTCTGAAGCCCAGACTGGATCTGTCGAAAGATGCGCTGATCCCAAGAGCATTGCATGGCGAGGATCCTTTCGAGTGCATAGGTTGTGGTATTCCCTTTGGCGTTGCCAGCACCATCAACCGGATTGTTGAGAAGCTGGAGAGCAAACACTGGATGTATACCAACACGGATAATGTTCAACTGATCAAGATGTGTAACGACTGTCGGGTTAAAGCTCAATTCCACGGTGATAACTCGCCCATGGCGATGGGCGAACGCCCCCACATTCGCACCAGCGACGACTACCTAGACAGCTAA